Part of the Triticum urartu cultivar G1812 chromosome 2, Tu2.1, whole genome shotgun sequence genome, CATGGCATACTACTGTCATATTTAATTGTTGGAAGAAGCACAATAAACTGAAGCAGCTAAGACTTGATTATCAGAATAAGAAATTCAATAGGAAAAATAACATATGAAAGATTCCCAAAGAACCAATGGAACTGATTGAAAAGAGAGTCAAATTCCCTGTTTTTGCAACAAAATCCAGCATGCACTTTCTTCAGATAATAAGTCAAATTTGATAACCTGCTCCAGTTGATTCAACGACTCGGCAGATTTAGCATCATCAGGAATTATGTTGACCTCTTTCATTGCACAAAGAGCTCCAGTGTTCCTACAAGCAAATGTCAGTACACAAACATCCAGAAGTCAACGAAGTAATAGTCACAATGATACAGAGATTACACTTCCATACCTATTGGTAGCTTCATATACACAGCCAAATGTACCACTACCTAGAAGTTTTCCTTTTTGCCACTGACAAGACACCGAAGGCATTTCAACTTTTGGAGCAGGCTGGTTGCTGAAAGATGTTTGCATTGGGCTTATAGCACTGGGAGGAAGTGGTAATGGATGCAAACTAGCACTTCCATTGACTTCAGTACGTGAAATTTGGTTTTCTGGGAATAACTTTGGGAGTGGCGATGGAGGGGCACTGGTATTCCTTGGCATAAGAATAGGACTTCTGAATGTACTAGAGTAAGGAGATGGCTCTGAAGCCCCTGTAAGTTTTTCAGGCAAAGTCCGAGGAGATAAAGCTCCCAGAAAATCAATAGTGTGGATCGATGGAGCTGACCATGCTTGAGGAGCATGAGAAGATGCCACAGTAGACGAGACGTCAGCATTGCTCAATCTTCGAGGGCTGCCTACAGGACTGGAAAATCCACTGGTTGGAGCACTTCTAGTTGGAATGTTCAAACGGAAGTTCCCTGTTTCAGCTGAACTCTTATCCTGGAACTTGTCACGGAGTGCTTTTCGATGGTGACTAGAGGTAGGCCGCTTTGTACCATTTGGGCAGAAATCATTATGTTCAGGGAACTTCTGCACAGTCTGACCTGTCACCCTGTAACCACATGATTAGTAAGAACCCGAAAATGATGCAAGGAATAATGCAAGTTTAGATACAGATTTCTTTAAAGCTTAAATACAATATGGAGTGTACACATATATCATTAAAAGTAGAGAGGGAAAGGACCGGGTCAGCAAATGAGACTTGGTAATGCAACTAATTTGCTAGTAACAGCAGCGGATCCTACCACCAAGTCATTCTGGTTCCCCACAATTTTTGTTCTTCAGTCAGATGTCATAGTGTACAAACGGAGATAAACCATTGATAAGAACTGTAATAACACCATCTCCCAACCAGGAACATTCTAGTTCAGAGAATGTTCTGACTTCTGAACCCCTGTCCCTTCATTTCTGTAACCTACAATAAATACAGGGACAAGCAGTGGCCAAACAATCATAGCAAGCTTTCGACTATTAGCTACTTCTGCCTGTAGATGGTTGGATTGGAACCCCACCTATCTTTCACCTCAATGTAAATCCTGAAGAGATTCATCTATATTGCAATGGCTGGACGGGCGTAATGAAAAAACAGAAGGTAGTATAATTCATTGCAATCCTTGTAGCTTCCTACACATGTCAATCCCATCGACAGATCGCAAATTGTTTACGTGATAAAAGATCATAATTCTACCGTCGTTTCCTCAGCTCAGCAAGCACGTTCAATCACACGACGGCACACAATTCGGAGCAATCGACGATAGGGAAAATAAGATATCGCAAGTTGCAACGATTTTTATTTATTCATGAATCAACATTACCTCGGTATTTGCAACGACGCCGGGTCCGTCGTCTCCAGCTCTGCGGGGGGCTTCGGTGACGGTGACGGCAACGGCAGCGGGTGCAACACGGGGGACGACGCGGACCTCGGAGGCGGAGCTACCACCCCGTCCGCGGCGTTGGAGGACCTCGAGATCGGGGGACCGAGCCCGACGGCATCGGATGCGGAGGCGCGCCCCCTGGCatgcggcggcgaggaggaggacgcgACGTCGATGCCGAGGTCGGCGAGCAGCGCGTCGATATCGTAGACGTGGCGCAGCTTCCGCTGTCGCGTGAGCTGCCGCGGCTGGCGCTGTGGCCGCGCGAGGAGGAGGTCCCCGGCGTCTTCGGACCCCGCGCGTCGCGGCTGTGAGCGCGAGGTGGACGCCCGCGCGGGGGAGGCCggggcggaggaggcggcggtggtggcggagcGGTGGAAGGCGGTCTTGGAGCGCTTCCACCACGACGGCATCACGGGGGCTCGCGACGAGAGGCTGGCCGTGGGAGTGGGGTTAATGGCATCGGAGGCGGGGAGGAGGTAGAcggagacgacgacgacgacgaccaCCTCCTCCCAGAAAAAAAATCAACTTTTTTTTGGGTGGTCTGTCGTTGTGATGTGCGGCGTTTTCGGGAGGGAAAAGAATGGAACGCACGCGGCATCCAGGAAGAAGGAAGTCTTTCCAGTCAACTCGCGCCAGGGAACCCGTCCACTGCTTATTTCCATTTTTGCCACTGATGGCTCACAGAAGCTAGATATATGAAATGAAAGGAGCGTCTGCATGAGTTTGGCGTTTTGGAGCTCGGCCTTCATGGAGGCTGATTTTTTTTTATTCTTAAATACGTGTCATACCCCGATAGTGGATCTGATAGCGAGAGGAAGGGAGATCGGGGTGAGACGGGGAGAACGAGAGTAGGTGAGGGAAGCGTGAGGGGAGGAGTCGACAGCAAGGTATGATTTAATTTGTTCTCGATACCCTCATTGTCCCAACACAGGCATACAAGTAAGCAGCGCCAGCTGGCCACACACGCACGCCTACTTCTGATCCTTGGGCCCGGCTCGGTCCGCTGACCAGGTCATGTCGTTGCGGGTTCAGACTCTGAACCTACACTCTTCAGTCCGCTGCTGATCGATCAGCAGGCGTGACATTTGCCCCCGCTCGAGTAgcggcttcttcttcttcccacAGCTGCGCGTCGGGGTAGCATTGACGCAGGATGGCGTAGTCTTCCCAAGTTGCTGCAGAGGGCGACATGGAGCTCCATTGAACTTGCACCTGCACCACTGGAGCGTTCCCCTTCTTCATCATGCGGCGGTCCAGGATGGCCACCGGAGCACGGTAGTCGGAGGTGAGGTCTGGAACCTTGGGCAGCTCGGAGAAGACAGGGGTGTAGTCGGGGACGGACGGCTTGAGCCAGGAGACGTGGAAGACCGGATGGATGCGGCTGTACGGGGGCAATTCCAGTCGATACGCCAGGTTACCCACACGTTCCAGAATGGTGAACGGCCCGAAGAACTTGAACGCCAGTTTCTTGCATGGGCGATTGGCGATGGAGGATTGCGCGTATGGCTGTAGCTTGAGGAGAACTTGCTCGCCCACATCAAAAGCACGCTCGGCGCGATGATGATCGGCCTGCTTCTTGAAACGAGCTTGCGCACGCTCCAGCTGGGCGCGAAGCAGCTCGGTGTGGGTCGCCCAGTCGATCTCTTCGGCAGGCGCATCGGCGGGCAGGGTGAAGCTCGCCCCCGGAAGGCCTCCCAAATTTGGTTCCCACCCGTACAGAGCCTTGAAGGGGGAACCATTGAGCGAGGCGTGGTGGGAGGAATAATTGTACCATAATTCTGCCGCGGAGAGCCACCGTCGCCATTGCTTTGGCGTGTCGTGGACAACGCATCGAAGGTACATTTCGAGACACTGATTCACGCGCTCCGTCTGGCCGTCGGTCTAGGGGTGGTACGCCGTGGAGTACAGCAGCTTGGTGCACGCTACAGCGAGAATCTCGCGCCACATTGCGCTGGTGAACACCTTGTCACGGTCGGAGACGATGGTGTGCGGCACGCCATGGAGCTTGATGATATGGTCCTAGAAGGCGCGCGTGACTTGGACCGCAGTGAAGGGGTGCCGGAGAGGGACGAAGTGCGCGTACTTGGTGAGGCGATCGACGACCACCATGATCGTGTCGTAGCCGTCAGACTTGGGCAGTCCTTTGACAAAATCCATGGTGATGTCGTGCCACGGTTGTTGCGGAATTGGAAGTGGTTGCAGCTTGCCCGCTGGATGGGTTTGCTCGTGCTTGGCATGCTGGCATATGCCGCACTGTTTGACGAAGTCCTCGACCGCGCGCTTCAACCCCGTCCAACCGAAGAGCTTGCGAACGCACTGGTAAGTGGCGGTGGTGCCCGAGTGCCCTCCCACGGCACTGTGGTGGAGCGCGGCGATCAGCTTGGTTTGGAGCGCGGTGTTGGCGCCGATCCAGAGCCGGCCGCACTGGCGGATCACCCCTTGCTGCAGAGTGTGGCCTTGGTCGTCGGTGTCGCAGAGGGCCAACTTGGCGAGCAGTTCCTGGGCGTCCGCATCCGTCTCGTACGAATTGGCCA contains:
- the LOC125537488 gene encoding mitogen-activated protein kinase kinase kinase 5-like isoform X2, translating into MPSWWKRSKTAFHRSATTAASSAPASPARASTSRSQPRRAGSEDAGDLLLARPQRQPRQLTRQRKLRHVYDIDALLADLGIDVASSSSPPHARGRASASDAVGLGPPISRSSNAADGVVAPPPRSASSPVLHPLPLPSPSPKPPAELETTDPASLQIPRVTGQTVQKFPEHNDFCPNGTKRPTSSHHRKALRDKFQDKSSAETGNFRLNIPTRSAPTSGFSSPVGSPRRLSNADVSSTVASSHAPQAWSAPSIHTIDFLGALSPRTLPEKLTGASEPSPYSSTFRSPILMPRNTSAPPSPLPKLFPENQISRTEVNGSASLHPLPLPPSAISPMQTSFSNQPAPKVEMPSVSCQWQKGKLLGSGTFGCVYEATNRNTGALCAMKEVNIIPDDAKSAESLNQLEQEIKFLSQFKHENIVQYYGSDTIEDRFYIYLEYVHPGSINKYVKQHYGAITESVIRNFTRHILRGLAFLHGQKIMHRDIKGANLLVDINGVVKLADFGMAKHLSTAAPNLSLKGTPYWMAPEMVQATLAKDVGYDLAVDIWSLGCTIIEMFDGKPPWSDLEGPAAMFKVLHKDPPIPENLSLEGKDFLQCCFKRNPAERPTASELLDHPFIRNSSHYSKHGSIHAFAGIKVHDNGYGFRDKTSSKSEPYVKGRNTIGCAAPLHNTNQELREGRKYKREMKSRAA
- the LOC125537488 gene encoding mitogen-activated protein kinase kinase kinase 5-like isoform X1; protein product: MPSWWKRSKTAFHRSATTAASSAPASPARASTSRSQPRRAGSEDAGDLLLARPQRQPRQLTRQRKLRHVYDIDALLADLGIDVASSSSPPHARGRASASDAVGLGPPISRSSNAADGVVAPPPRSASSPVLHPLPLPSPSPKPPAELETTDPASLQIPRVTGQTVQKFPEHNDFCPNGTKRPTSSHHRKALRDKFQDKSSAETGNFRLNIPTRSAPTSGFSSPVGSPRRLSNADVSSTVASSHAPQAWSAPSIHTIDFLGALSPRTLPEKLTGASEPSPYSSTFRSPILMPRNTSAPPSPLPKLFPENQISRTEVNGSASLHPLPLPPSAISPMQTSFSNQPAPKVEMPSVSCQWQKGKLLGSGTFGCVYEATNRNTGALCAMKEVNIIPDDAKSAESLNQLEQEIKFLSQFKHENIVQYYGSDTIEDRFYIYLEYVHPGSINKYVKQHYGAITESVIRNFTRHILRGLAFLHGQKIMHRDIKGANLLVDINGVVKLADFGMAKHLSTAAPNLSLKGTPYWMAPEMVQATLAKDVGYDLAVDIWSLGCTIIEMFDGKPPWSDLEGPAAMFKVLHKDPPIPENLSLEGKDFLQCCFKRNPAERPTASELLDHPFIRNSSHYSKHGSIHAFAGIKVHDNGYGFRDKTSSKSEPYVKGRNTIGEPNNSRPFKSSAFRLTPLTIQEVAPNFTPQPFGLASNPGSFAISTNPMHFPMANPQPSPLPRPNGKEVLF